The Novipirellula aureliae genomic interval GCTTGTTGCAAAAGTTCCTTGACGTGAGCCAGGATCAAGACGCGGCCTTGCCAGAGATTGACCGCGTCGTCACAGATCGTCGCGATCGTAGGCGTTTTGCCGCCGGCGGTCGGAATGACAACGACCGGGTTGGTGTCGAAGCGAC includes:
- a CDS encoding DEAD/DEAH box helicase family protein; translated protein: MQLRPYQRAAVNAVYLHLRRFDTNPVVVIPTAGGKTPTIATICDDAVNLWQGRVLILAHVKELLQQA